In Ctenopharyngodon idella isolate HZGC_01 chromosome 2, HZGC01, whole genome shotgun sequence, the following are encoded in one genomic region:
- the crtc1a gene encoding CREB-regulated transcription coactivator 1 isoform X2, producing MATSNNPRKFSEKIALHNQKQAEETAAFEEVMKDLSITRAARLQLQKTQYLQLGQNRGQYYGGSLPNVNQIGNTTIDLPFQTPFQNSVLDTSRTTRHHGLVDRVYRDRNRITSPHRRPLSVDKHGRQIDSCPYASVYLSPPPDTSWRRTNSDSALHQSTLNPNQQDAFAGGSQDLQPKQGTGESESDMDKEIQKLIWDHKKNTSPRHKSNKIPGINIFPSPDQEMTASLIPAAHNTGGSLPDLTNIQIPPPLPTPLDPDDSSSSLSASNSTGNLANNQMGLTSASQAQSTATVSFQRRHENVVPLILNTDSQQHPSLQQLSPTLSPPLSLAQAVAIDAMTLEQQLAQYAFFSQPSTQTQGGLPQLQQNNQLPPVSGSQTQSSVGIDINTAASLQQYRCRVGSSANQSPTSPVSNQGFSPGGSPQHSSILGSVFGDAFYDQQLSPRQTSALSQQLEQFNMIENSISSNSLYSEGSTLNYSHAAMLNLTGSHGNLQDAQQLGYSSHGNIPNIILTGDVSFDADSQFPLDELKIDPLTLDGLHMLNDPDMVLTDPATEDAFRMDRL from the exons ATGGCGACCTCGAATAATCCGCGAAAATTCAGCGAAAAGATCGCGTTACACAACCAGAAGCAAGCGGAAGAGACAGCTGCGTTCGAGGAGGTGATGAAAGACCTGAGTATTACTCGGGCGGCCCGT TTACAGTTACAGAAGACCCAGTATTTACAGCTCGGTCAGAACCGAGGACAGTACTATGGCGGCTCTTTGCCAAATGTCAATCAGATTGGAAACACTACCATTGACCTTCCCTTTCAG ACTCCTTTTCAGAATTCAGTATTGGACACAAGTAGAACGACTCGTCACCATGGGTTGGTGGACAGGGTCTATCGGGACAGGAATCGCATCACGTCGCCACACCGCAGACCCCTCTCTGTGGACAAACATGGTCGTCAA ATTGACAGCTGCCCATATGCCTCTGTGTATCTGTCACCCCCACCTGATACCAGCTGGAGGAG AACCAACTCAGACTCTGCCCTGCACCAGAGCACTTTGAACCCAAACCAACAAGATGCATTTGCAGGAGGGTCTCAAGATTTGCAGCCAAAAcaag GAACAGGGGAATCTGAAAGTGACATGGACAAAGAAATTCAAAAGCTGATATGGGATCACAAAaag AATACTTCACCAAGGCACAAGTCAAACAAAATACCTGGAATCAA CATATTTCCATCTCCAGATCAGGAAATGACTGCATCTCTAATCCCAGCGGCACACAACACAGGCGGCTCTCTGCCAGATCTGACCAACATCCAGATTCCCCCTCCACTCCCCACACCTCTGGACCCTGATGACTCCTCGTCCTCTCTCAGTGCCTCCAACAGCACTGGCAACCTGGCCAACAATCAAATGGGCCTCACGTCTGCCAGCCAAG CCCAGTCCACGGCGACAGTGAGCTTTCAGCGCCGACATGAGAATGTAGTTCCGCTGATCCTTAACACAGACTCCCAGCAGCATCCGAGTCTTCAGCAGCTGTCGCCCACCCTCTCTCCTCCGCTCTCTCTAGCACAG GCGGTGGCGATAGATGCTATGACGCTGGAGCAGCAGTTGGCTCAGTATGCTTTCTTCAGTCAGCCGTCCACACAGACGCAGGGTGGGCTTCCTCAGCTCCAGCAGAACAACCAGCTGCCACCTGTCTCAGGAAGCCAGACACAAAGCTCTGTTGGCATTGATATTAATACG GCTGCTTCCCTCCAGCAGTACCGCTGTAGGGTGGGGTCTTCGGCCAATCAGTCTCCGACCTCTCCGGTCTCCAATCAAGGCTTCTCTCCGGGGGGCTCGCCTCAA CACTCGTCCATTCTCGGAAGTGTCTTTGGTGATGCCTTTTACGACCAGCAGCTTTCTCCTCGGCAGACCAGCGCTTTGTCTCAGCAG CTGGAGCAGTTCAACATGATTGAGAATTCCATCAGCTCGAACAGTCTGTACAGTGAGGGATCCACTCTAAACTACTCTCACGCTGCGATGCTCAACCTCACTGGGAGCCACGGCAACCTGCAGGACGCGCAGCAGCTAGGCTACAGCAGCCATGGGAACATCCCCAACATCATTCTCACAG GTGACGTGAGCTTTGACGCAGATTCCCAGTTCCCCCTGGATGAGCTGAAAATCGATCCGCTGACACTGGATGGCCTGCACATGCTCAACGATCCAGACATGGTTCTGACCGACCCCGCAACAGAAGACGCTTTCCGGATGGACAGGCTGTAA
- the crsp7 gene encoding mediator of RNA polymerase II transcription subunit 26 — MTTASATPQQMRDRLLQAIDSHSNICNMVAVLDVITNLEKYPITKEALEETRLGKLINDVRKKTKDEDLAKRAKKLLRNWQKLIEPGQSDTPARGVPNVPGSANGGAHPCRTDTPPVVPPPSKVAPELKTRNDIHNTYSPKAEKSSSRKRRGEQRDSPHLPAKMTKTSLYEPMFSSSPPSNGIRGSPEPLPEKDDDAATDRIRPEHLENDRHNKIPVNAVKPHPSSPGLTKLPSTSSLLKTSVLQQHARMDGGGQNQPKSPRYSSSPRTVTHETMAKRSSTYAPKGTLSSPSQNSAQVPSPLPTLQPLTSPAQVCVSDGPSSVGLEGSMHLHRSSDRVSQPLHSTATLEPLSGSPLTAHSLEGAETKGEREGATSNLEGKKRKKYRPRDYTVNLQGQSSEDRTKPVRLKERRLTFDPVTGQIKPLTPKESHHEEECQGPPVATPSARTEVPQQKTPTSVPNPFQQTNWKELSRNEIIQSYLNLQSNVLTSSGAQTHGAHFFMTEYLKREEHDVKEPRKMHVLVQSSSPKELPGVSRDVTNEDLLRIHNEHWPGVNGCYDTKGAWFDWTECISLDPHGDESKLNILPYVCLD, encoded by the exons ATGACAACGGCCTCCGCAACCCCGCAGCAGATGAGAGACCGGCTGCTGCAGGCCATCGATAGCCACAGCAAT ATCTGTAACATGGTTGCAGTTCTTGATGTTATCACCAATTTGGAGAAATATCCTATCACCAAAGAAGCACTTGAG GAAACCCGCTTGGGAAAGCTGATTAATGAcgtgagaaagaaaacaaaggatGAGGACCTTGCCAAACGTGCCAAGAAACTCCTGCGGAACTGGCAGAAGCTGATCGAGCCCGGCCAAAGTGACACTCCGGCGAGAGGAGTGCCAAACGTCCCGGGCTCTGCCAATGGAGGTGCTCACCCCTGCCGGACAGACACACCTCCAGTGGTCCCCCCTCCGAGCAAGGTTGCTCCTGAGCTTAAAACCAGGAATGACATCCATAATACGTACTCCCCAAAGGCGGAGAAATCCAGCAGCCGCAAGCGGCGGGGGGAGCAAAGAGATAGTCCGCATCTGCCggccaaaatgacaaaaacgtCCCTTTACGAGCCAATGTTTTCCTCTTCCCCACCATCAAATGGAATTAGGGGGAGTCCCGAGCCGCTCCCGGAGAAAGATGATGATGCAGCGACTGACCGGATCCGCCCGGAGCACCTAGAGAATGACAGGCACAACAAAATCCCTGTCAATGCTGTGAAGCCTCATCCAAGCTCTCCGGGGCTTACCAAACTACCTAGCACTTCCTCCTTACTCAAAACATCAGTGTTACAGCAGCATGCGAGAATGGACGGAGGCGGGCAGAATCAACCCAAAAGCCCTCGGTACTCCTCAAGTCCGCGCACCGTAACACACGAGACGATGGCCAAGAGGTCTTCAACATATGCACCAAAAGGGACTCTTTCGAGCCCGTCTCAGAATTCTGCCCAAGTGCCCTCTCCTTTGCCCACACTGCAGCCTTTAACGTCACCGGCCCAGGTGTGCGTCAGCGACGGTCCGTCATCTGTGGGGCTGGAAGGCTCGATGCACTTGCACAGATCATCGGATAGAGTCTCCCAGCCCCTACACAGCACTGCAACACTGGAGCCGCTCTCCGGCTCCCCGCTCACCGCACACAGCTTAGAGGGCGCTGAGACCAAGGGTGAGCGGGAGGGAGCGACCTCCAACTTGGAGggcaaaaagaggaaaaaatacaGACCCAGAGACTACACGGTAAATCTTCAGGGGCAGTCCTCAGAGGACAGGACCAAACCCGTGCGGTTAAAAGAGCGTAGGTTAACCTTCGACCCGGTGACTGGACAGATTAAGCCCCTCACTCCGAAGGAATCCCACCATGAAGAAGAGTGCCAAGGACCGCCGGTTGCAACGCCCTCGGCGAGGACTGAGGTGCCGCAGCAAAAGACACCTACGTCGGTTCCCAACCCCTTTCAGCAGACGAACTGGAAAGAGCTGTCCAGAAATGAAATCATTCAATCGTACCTTAACCTTCAGAGCAATGTTCTCACATCCTCTGGAGCACAGACCCACGGGGCGCACTTTTTCATGACTGAATATTTAAAACGAGAGGAACACGATGTCAAAGAGCCCCGAAAAATGCACGTTTTAGTACAGAGCAGCTCCCCGAAAGAACTACCAGGAGTGTCTCGGGACGTAACAAATGAGGACCTTCTCAGAATACACAACGAACACTGGCCAGGGGTGAACGGTTGCTATGACACCAAGGGAGCCTGGTTTGATTGGACAGAGTGCATATCGTTGGATCCTCATGGCGATGAAAGCAAATTGAACATCTTGCCATATGTTTGCCTAGACTGA
- the crtc1a gene encoding CREB-regulated transcription coactivator 1 isoform X3 yields MATSNNPRKFSEKIALHNQKQAEETAAFEEVMKDLSITRAARLQLQKTQYLQLGQNRGQYYGGSLPNVNQIGNTTIDLPFQTPFQNSVLDTSRTTRHHGLVDRVYRDRNRITSPHRRPLSVDKHGRQIDSCPYASVYLSPPPDTSWRRTNSDSALHQSTLNPNQQDAFAGGSQDLQPKQVLLLTMPGTGESESDMDKEIQKLIWDHKKNTSPRHKSNKIPGINIFPSPDQEMTASLIPAAHNTGGSLPDLTNIQIPPPLPTPLDPDDSSSSLSASNSTGNLANNQMGLTSASQAQSTATVSFQRRHENVVPLILNTDSQQHPSLQQLSPTLSPPLSLAQAVAIDAMTLEQQLAQYAFFSQPSTQTQGGLPQLQQNNQLPPVSGSQTQSSVGIDINTHSSILGSVFGDAFYDQQLSPRQTSALSQQLEQFNMIENSISSNSLYSEGSTLNYSHAAMLNLTGSHGNLQDAQQLGYSSHGNIPNIILTGDVSFDADSQFPLDELKIDPLTLDGLHMLNDPDMVLTDPATEDAFRMDRL; encoded by the exons ATGGCGACCTCGAATAATCCGCGAAAATTCAGCGAAAAGATCGCGTTACACAACCAGAAGCAAGCGGAAGAGACAGCTGCGTTCGAGGAGGTGATGAAAGACCTGAGTATTACTCGGGCGGCCCGT TTACAGTTACAGAAGACCCAGTATTTACAGCTCGGTCAGAACCGAGGACAGTACTATGGCGGCTCTTTGCCAAATGTCAATCAGATTGGAAACACTACCATTGACCTTCCCTTTCAG ACTCCTTTTCAGAATTCAGTATTGGACACAAGTAGAACGACTCGTCACCATGGGTTGGTGGACAGGGTCTATCGGGACAGGAATCGCATCACGTCGCCACACCGCAGACCCCTCTCTGTGGACAAACATGGTCGTCAA ATTGACAGCTGCCCATATGCCTCTGTGTATCTGTCACCCCCACCTGATACCAGCTGGAGGAG AACCAACTCAGACTCTGCCCTGCACCAGAGCACTTTGAACCCAAACCAACAAGATGCATTTGCAGGAGGGTCTCAAGATTTGCAGCCAAAAcaag TTCTTCTTCTCACTATGCCAGGAACAGGGGAATCTGAAAGTGACATGGACAAAGAAATTCAAAAGCTGATATGGGATCACAAAaag AATACTTCACCAAGGCACAAGTCAAACAAAATACCTGGAATCAA CATATTTCCATCTCCAGATCAGGAAATGACTGCATCTCTAATCCCAGCGGCACACAACACAGGCGGCTCTCTGCCAGATCTGACCAACATCCAGATTCCCCCTCCACTCCCCACACCTCTGGACCCTGATGACTCCTCGTCCTCTCTCAGTGCCTCCAACAGCACTGGCAACCTGGCCAACAATCAAATGGGCCTCACGTCTGCCAGCCAAG CCCAGTCCACGGCGACAGTGAGCTTTCAGCGCCGACATGAGAATGTAGTTCCGCTGATCCTTAACACAGACTCCCAGCAGCATCCGAGTCTTCAGCAGCTGTCGCCCACCCTCTCTCCTCCGCTCTCTCTAGCACAG GCGGTGGCGATAGATGCTATGACGCTGGAGCAGCAGTTGGCTCAGTATGCTTTCTTCAGTCAGCCGTCCACACAGACGCAGGGTGGGCTTCCTCAGCTCCAGCAGAACAACCAGCTGCCACCTGTCTCAGGAAGCCAGACACAAAGCTCTGTTGGCATTGATATTAATACG CACTCGTCCATTCTCGGAAGTGTCTTTGGTGATGCCTTTTACGACCAGCAGCTTTCTCCTCGGCAGACCAGCGCTTTGTCTCAGCAG CTGGAGCAGTTCAACATGATTGAGAATTCCATCAGCTCGAACAGTCTGTACAGTGAGGGATCCACTCTAAACTACTCTCACGCTGCGATGCTCAACCTCACTGGGAGCCACGGCAACCTGCAGGACGCGCAGCAGCTAGGCTACAGCAGCCATGGGAACATCCCCAACATCATTCTCACAG GTGACGTGAGCTTTGACGCAGATTCCCAGTTCCCCCTGGATGAGCTGAAAATCGATCCGCTGACACTGGATGGCCTGCACATGCTCAACGATCCAGACATGGTTCTGACCGACCCCGCAACAGAAGACGCTTTCCGGATGGACAGGCTGTAA
- the crtc1a gene encoding CREB-regulated transcription coactivator 1 isoform X1, protein MATSNNPRKFSEKIALHNQKQAEETAAFEEVMKDLSITRAARLQLQKTQYLQLGQNRGQYYGGSLPNVNQIGNTTIDLPFQTPFQNSVLDTSRTTRHHGLVDRVYRDRNRITSPHRRPLSVDKHGRQIDSCPYASVYLSPPPDTSWRRTNSDSALHQSTLNPNQQDAFAGGSQDLQPKQVLLLTMPGTGESESDMDKEIQKLIWDHKKNTSPRHKSNKIPGINIFPSPDQEMTASLIPAAHNTGGSLPDLTNIQIPPPLPTPLDPDDSSSSLSASNSTGNLANNQMGLTSASQAQSTATVSFQRRHENVVPLILNTDSQQHPSLQQLSPTLSPPLSLAQAVAIDAMTLEQQLAQYAFFSQPSTQTQGGLPQLQQNNQLPPVSGSQTQSSVGIDINTAASLQQYRCRVGSSANQSPTSPVSNQGFSPGGSPQHSSILGSVFGDAFYDQQLSPRQTSALSQQLEQFNMIENSISSNSLYSEGSTLNYSHAAMLNLTGSHGNLQDAQQLGYSSHGNIPNIILTGDVSFDADSQFPLDELKIDPLTLDGLHMLNDPDMVLTDPATEDAFRMDRL, encoded by the exons ATGGCGACCTCGAATAATCCGCGAAAATTCAGCGAAAAGATCGCGTTACACAACCAGAAGCAAGCGGAAGAGACAGCTGCGTTCGAGGAGGTGATGAAAGACCTGAGTATTACTCGGGCGGCCCGT TTACAGTTACAGAAGACCCAGTATTTACAGCTCGGTCAGAACCGAGGACAGTACTATGGCGGCTCTTTGCCAAATGTCAATCAGATTGGAAACACTACCATTGACCTTCCCTTTCAG ACTCCTTTTCAGAATTCAGTATTGGACACAAGTAGAACGACTCGTCACCATGGGTTGGTGGACAGGGTCTATCGGGACAGGAATCGCATCACGTCGCCACACCGCAGACCCCTCTCTGTGGACAAACATGGTCGTCAA ATTGACAGCTGCCCATATGCCTCTGTGTATCTGTCACCCCCACCTGATACCAGCTGGAGGAG AACCAACTCAGACTCTGCCCTGCACCAGAGCACTTTGAACCCAAACCAACAAGATGCATTTGCAGGAGGGTCTCAAGATTTGCAGCCAAAAcaag TTCTTCTTCTCACTATGCCAGGAACAGGGGAATCTGAAAGTGACATGGACAAAGAAATTCAAAAGCTGATATGGGATCACAAAaag AATACTTCACCAAGGCACAAGTCAAACAAAATACCTGGAATCAA CATATTTCCATCTCCAGATCAGGAAATGACTGCATCTCTAATCCCAGCGGCACACAACACAGGCGGCTCTCTGCCAGATCTGACCAACATCCAGATTCCCCCTCCACTCCCCACACCTCTGGACCCTGATGACTCCTCGTCCTCTCTCAGTGCCTCCAACAGCACTGGCAACCTGGCCAACAATCAAATGGGCCTCACGTCTGCCAGCCAAG CCCAGTCCACGGCGACAGTGAGCTTTCAGCGCCGACATGAGAATGTAGTTCCGCTGATCCTTAACACAGACTCCCAGCAGCATCCGAGTCTTCAGCAGCTGTCGCCCACCCTCTCTCCTCCGCTCTCTCTAGCACAG GCGGTGGCGATAGATGCTATGACGCTGGAGCAGCAGTTGGCTCAGTATGCTTTCTTCAGTCAGCCGTCCACACAGACGCAGGGTGGGCTTCCTCAGCTCCAGCAGAACAACCAGCTGCCACCTGTCTCAGGAAGCCAGACACAAAGCTCTGTTGGCATTGATATTAATACG GCTGCTTCCCTCCAGCAGTACCGCTGTAGGGTGGGGTCTTCGGCCAATCAGTCTCCGACCTCTCCGGTCTCCAATCAAGGCTTCTCTCCGGGGGGCTCGCCTCAA CACTCGTCCATTCTCGGAAGTGTCTTTGGTGATGCCTTTTACGACCAGCAGCTTTCTCCTCGGCAGACCAGCGCTTTGTCTCAGCAG CTGGAGCAGTTCAACATGATTGAGAATTCCATCAGCTCGAACAGTCTGTACAGTGAGGGATCCACTCTAAACTACTCTCACGCTGCGATGCTCAACCTCACTGGGAGCCACGGCAACCTGCAGGACGCGCAGCAGCTAGGCTACAGCAGCCATGGGAACATCCCCAACATCATTCTCACAG GTGACGTGAGCTTTGACGCAGATTCCCAGTTCCCCCTGGATGAGCTGAAAATCGATCCGCTGACACTGGATGGCCTGCACATGCTCAACGATCCAGACATGGTTCTGACCGACCCCGCAACAGAAGACGCTTTCCGGATGGACAGGCTGTAA
- the cnn2 gene encoding calponin-2, with amino-acid sequence MSSQFNRGPAYGFSAEVKSKIAQKYDPQREEELRVWIEGITGRSIGDDFQKGLKNGVILCELINKLQPGSVKKINQSSQNWHQLENLTNFIKAITTYGLKPHDIFEANDLFENGNMTQVQTTLLALAGMAKTKGIHSNVDIGVKYAERQERAFDEEKMKAGQCVIGLQMGTNKCASQAGMNAYGTRRHLYDPKAHILPPMDHSTISLQMGTNKGASQAGMTAPGTRRAIYDQKIGTDKCDNSTMSLQMGYTQGANQSGQNFGLGRQIYDAKYCPKSAPDASGEGADAVGYIDYQDEGYQGYQDDGQDY; translated from the exons ATGTCTTCGCAGTTCAACAGAGGCCCAGCATACGGGTTTTCAGCGGAAGTGAAGAGCAAG ATTGCACAGAAGTATGACCCCCAGAGAGAAGAAGAATTACGAGTTTGGATTGAGGGCATTACTGGGCGGTCAATTGGAGATGACTTTCAGAAAGGGTTAAAAAATGGTGTGATACTCTGCGA GCTCATAAACAAACTTCAGCCAGGGTCTGTGAAGAAGATCAACCAATCATCCCAAAACTGGCATCAG CTAGAGAACCTGACCAACTTCATTAAAGCGATCACCACTTATGGACTCAAACCTCACGATATTTTTGAGGCCAATGATCTGTTTGAGAATGGAAATATGACACAGGTTCAGACCACACTTCTGGCTCTTGCTGGCATG GCTAAAACCAAGGGCATCCACTCAAATGTAGACATTGGAGTCAAGTATGCAGAGAGACAGGAGAGGGCATTCGATGAAGAGAAAATGAAAGCCGGACAATGTGTCATTGGACTACAG ATGGGAACAAATAAATGTGCAAGTCAAGCTGGAATGAATGCCTACGGTACCAGAAGACACCTGTATGATCCTAAGGCACACATTCTACCACCAATGGACCATTCAACCATCAGTCTTCAGATGGGCACTAACAAGGGTGCTAGCCAA GCTGGTATGACAGCTCCAGGAACCCGCCGTGCCATCTACGACCAGAAAATCGGCACAGACAAGTGTGACAACTCCACAATGTCTCTACAAATGGGCTACACTCAAGGCGCCAACCAGAGCGGGCAAAATTTCGGGCTTGGCCGTCAGATCTACGATGCCAAATACTGCCCCAAAAGTGCACCCGATGCAAGTGGGGAAGGAGCTGATGCTGTTGGCTACATAGATTACCAAGACGAGGGCTACCAGGGTTATCAGGATGATGGTCAAGATTACTGA